A window from Thunnus albacares chromosome 19, fThuAlb1.1, whole genome shotgun sequence encodes these proteins:
- the ripor2 gene encoding rho family-interacting cell polarization regulator 2 isoform X4, with amino-acid sequence MAAGTHSPGGPNGIIRSQSFAGFSTLQERRSRCNSFMGNTAVQKKPQSKPKKPHLSGHKGGSSSREPQPKRLEEVYTALKQGLDEYLEVHQTELDKLMSLMKDMKRNSRLGVLYDLDKQIKTIERYMRRLEFHMSKVDELYEAFCIQSRLREGASRMKQAFSSSPSTKGTKESIAEVNRRYKEYTENMSTFESELENLLGEFHIKMKGLAGFARLCPGDQYEIFMRYGRQRWKLKGRIEVNSRQTWDGDEMVFMPLITDLINIKVTELKGLATHMLVGSVICETKELFTAMPQVVAVDVNDLGTIKLNLEVTWYPFDVEDLTLSSGNVSKATALQRRVSVYSQGTPETPTFQDTSFFSTLPDDVFENGGCGVAECKRLSFTFSDTSGSTPSPSPAPSSHSTGQSNPEITVTPPEIDPSPSQILPTRGDSIAEEHLEEEEEEEYEEDGETGSRGSRASGTSASLASDEAEVAEDSEWERTESQRNSGSNSGSAAPSLCSDGHLSTVAPEDVFLDHTDELKPVELDTEEGGSLTRQLVKRLTSSDIMPLSGSSMEGGGSLSWAGEGSRAFLESSLEEAIHSLLMRLESLTHRCRELQDLEQEVMRLEDLLKCRLPGHRSRSSSLSLTVESALESFDFLNTSDFDDEDTGDDNTVLSIPPQRSPLFDTDGERIGGQHPEARGHLSEALTEDTGVGNSVAGSPLPLTTGNENLDVAIVIHLQYCNHLIQLLSGVGMWQRRSLLLKLSGQTQLLEELAEISVDRLGAITSAADVLPGLAERPELMTLWSECSGSAGLFHTTLDRVFKHMNQRYTAVLQERNPHSADTVISTVVGEMVDRSDLVASHNPLASALSQDVLTVFQFYGYILQHEVQDMETHLLHLDREEVFAEGLCSGDYSRCLAELEEVPLSSLWPKNSTLRALASLLTAEDPQVNKAAADYLSSAASHSHFKTRAVECYTQALSEAGVQSQRAACSALSCLQAVESIRAVVALCDSADEELRHVAIETLLTFGEEGRLAYEQLDTVPGEMIRLGTRRGNAVTTAF; translated from the exons ATGGCGGCAGGTACCCACTCCCCTGGGGGGCCCAACGGCATAATCCGGAGTCAGTCCTTTGCCGGCTTCAGCACGCTACAGGAAAGACGCTCACG gtgtaacTCTTTCATGGGGAACACGGCGGTGCAGAAGAAGCCTCAGTCCAAGCCCAAGAAGCCCCACCTGTCGGGTCACAAGGGAGGCAGCAGCTCCAGAGAGCCGCAGCCTAAAAGATTGGAGGAGGTTTACACTGCACTCAAACAAGGCCTGGA TGAGTATCTAGAAGTTCATCAAACAGAACTGGACAAACTCATGTCTCTGATGAAGGACATGAAGAGGAACTCTCGCCTG gGAGTTCTGTACGATCTTGACAAG caaATCAAAACCATTGAGAGATACATGAGACGTCTGGAGTTTCACATGAGCAAG gtggaCGAGCTCTATGAGGCGTTCTGCATCCAGAGCCGTCTGAGGGAAGGTGCCAGCCGGATGAAGCAGGCTTTCTCCTCATCTCCCTCCACTAAAGGCACCAAGGAGAGCATCGCAGAGGTCAACCGCCGATACAAAGAATACACTGAG AACATGAGCACATTTGAGAGCGAACTGGAGAACCTGCTCGGGGAGTTTCATATCAAAATGAAAG GTTTGGCCGGCTTTGCTAGGCTCTGTCCTGGAGACCAATATGAG ATCTTCATGCGGTATGGTCGCCAGAGGTGGAAGTTAAAGGGGAGGATTGAAGTTAACTCCAGACAGACTTGGGATGGAGACGAGATGGTCTTCATGCCTCTCATCACTGACCTTATCAACATCAAG GTGACAGAGCTGAAGGGCTTGGCCACTCACATGCTGGTGGGCAGCGTGATCTGCGAGACCAAGGAGCTGTTCACTGCCATGCCTCAGGTGGTGGCTGTGGACGTCAATGACCTGGGAACTATTAAACTCAACCTGGAGGTCACGTGGTA CCCCTTCGATGTCGAGGACCTGACTCTGTCATCTGGCAATGTGAGCAAAGCCACAGCACTCCAGAGACGAGTATCAGTCTACAGCCAGGGCACGCCGGAGACCCCCACCTTCCAGGACACCTCCTTCTTT TCCACTTTACCAGATGATGTCTTTGAAAATGGCGGCTGCGGTGTGGCTGAGTGCAAGCGTCTCTCTTTCACCTTCTCCGACACCTCTGGCTCCACGCCCAGCCCCAGCCCTGCACCAAGCTCCCACTCCACAGGCCAGTCCAACCCTGAGATCACCGTCACTCCGCCAGAAATAGACCCGTCACCTTCACAAATCCTCCCAACAAGAGGTGACTCCATCGCAGAGGAGCAtttagaggaggaagaggaggaggagtacgAAGAAGATGGGGAGACGGGTAGTAGAGGGAGCAGGGCTAGCGGGACCAGCGCCAGCCTCGCCAGTGACGAAGCGGAGGTGGCAGAGGATTCAGAGTGGGAGCGCACAGAGTCCCAGCGAAACTCAGGTTCCAACTCTGGTTCGGCTGCTCCGTCGTTGTGTTCTGACGGCCACCTGTCTACAGTGGCCCCAGAGGATGTTTTCTTGGACCACACCGACGAACTGAAACCTGTGGAGCTGGACACAGAGGAGGGAGGCAGCCTGACGAGGCAGCTTGTGAAGAGGCTGACTTCTTCAGACATTATGCCACTGAGTGGAAGCTCCATGGAGGGTGGAGGAAGCCTGAGCTGGGCAGGAGAGGGAAGCAGGGCCTTCTTGGAGAGCAGCCTGGAGGAGGCCATCCACAGTCTGCTGATGAGGCTGGAATCACTGACTCACCGCTGCAGAGAGCTGCAGGACCTGGAGCAGGAAGTGATGCGCCTGGAGGACCTACTGAAG TGTCGTCTCCCGGGTCACAGGAGCCGGTCATCCAGCCTCAGTCTGACAGTGGAGAGCGCCCTGGAGAGCTTTGACTTCCTCAACACCTCTGACTTTGACGATGAGGATACAGGAGACGATAACACTGTCCTCAGCATTCCCCCACAGAGGTCTCCGCTTTTTGATACAGACGGAGAGAGGATCGG TGGCCAGCATCCAGAGGCCAGAGGACACCTGAGCGAAGCCCTAACAGAGGACACCGGGGTGGGCAACAGCGTGGCGGGAAGCCCCCTGCCGCTCACCACTGGAAACGAGAACCTGGACGTGGCTATCGTCATCCACCTGCAGTACTGTAATCACCTCATACAG TTGTTGAGCGGGGTGGGTATGTGGCAGCGTCGCAGTCTGCTCCTCAAACTGTCAGGTCAGACTCAGCTGTTAGAAGAGCTAGCAGAGATCAGCGTTGACAGACTGGGAGCGATTACATCTGCTGCTGATG ttctccCGGGACTCGCAGAGCGCCCTGAGTTGATGACTCTGTGGTCAGAGTGCAGTGGGTCTGCAGGGCTTTTCCACACCACACTGGACAGAGTGTTTAAACACATGAACCAGCGCTACACAGCAGTGCTGCAGGAAAGAAACCCACATAGTGCTGACACAG TGATCAGTACAGTCGTGGGCGAGATGGTGGACAGGAGCGACCTGGTAGCTTCACACAATCCTCTGGCCTCTGCGCTCTCCCAGGACGTCCTGACCGTGTTTCAGTTCTACGGCTACATCTTACAACATGAAGTACAAGACATGGAGACACACCTGCTGCACCTGGACAGGGAGG AGGTGTTTGCAGAGGGTTTGTGCAGTGGGGATTATTCTCGGTGTCTAGCAGAGCTGGAGGAGGTGCCCCTGTCATCCCTGTGGCCTAAAAACAGCACCCTGAGGGCTCTGGCCTCCCTACTCACTGCAGAGGATCCTCAGGTCAACAAGGCAGCAGCTGACTACCTCTCctctgcagcatcacacagccaCTTCAAGACCAGG gcaGTGGAGTGCTACACCCAGGCGCTGTCAGAGGCCGGAGTTCAGAGCCAAAGGGCAGCGTGTTCAGCTCTCAGCTGTCTGCAG GCCGTAGAGAGTATCAGAGCGGTGGTAGCGCTGTGTGATTCAGCTGATGAGGAGCTACGCCACGTCGCCATAGAAACCCTGCTCACATTTG gtgaGGAGGGGCGGCTGGCATACGAGCAGCTGGACACGGTGCCGGGAGAAATGATCCGTTTGGGCACGCGGCGAGGCAACGCCGTCACCACTGCCTTCTGA